taTTCAAGCAAGATACAAAACAGCCTGTTATTGTCTCATTGTTCCAACATAGATGATATCAACTAGATGATGGTTAAGTTTGTTATAAACTAACTAACAAACTTATAACTTAATTAGCTAATAGCCTCATTCACATCATCCTCTTCCAAAATTCATTTGGAATGGCCTTCTTCGCCTAGATATGGGTAAAACCCAATTAGCTCAAAATTCCTTGGATTGATTGATATGGGTAGCTTTCTTCGGTGGTTATTCCTTGACTTCGGCTAATGTATTCGAAAGCATCCGTCATCCATCCTCCTTTACAAGCTCTGTGTCCTTCATTTGTGCTGCAATCCAACAGTTGTTGCTCAGATAATGAGATTAATTTACCAGTTTTAATTGGATTATCCCTTTAATGGCTGCCACTGTTGAAAATGCCCAAGAACATGCTACAAAAGTAAACCAACAATAACCCTTTGTTAAGTAAGTAAATATAATagcattagtttttttttctatcaaTCGAGCACCATATCATTTCAATagagaaatttgatttttttaaaaatatatattgaaaggtttaaagtttttatattgcaccaatagtttaacattttaatatactcaaaatttgaagcaCGGAATTTGAAATACAATTGTAAAGGCCCAATTTCGTACGGCtcgaaaccaaaaataaataaacaaaatataaaaaccgaaaaataaaaaagtccatttacaaaacaATGGCCCAATACAAAACCTTAACCCAAACCAAGTGTTACACAAGCTCAAGCCCAACTAATCTAAAGTatttcaaaaaccctaaaaccctaggTCCCGCTCTCGCGTCGCTCCTTGCCATGTCAGCAGGCACCCCTCCTGAAGACACCCACACCCTAAGGTCTGCTCCTCTGCCACCCTTGCACCACAACGACAAAGGCATTGATCTTTCCCCGCCGTTGACCGTGCACCGTCACCTGCAATGAGAAAGAAATAAGGACAGAAACAAGAagcaaaaatagtagaaaagacaaaagtaaaaaaagaaaacacaaaaacAAACACGAAAATTTGTAATCACTCGGCTATAAAAAGCAGGATAAACAGATTATAAAATGGACAGAAAATACGAAGaacaaaaaaaacaattaaaacgAATGTGatcctcttattttattttttatatttcgaaaaagcataataaataaaaaataaaacctgTTTACCTGAGTCGCTTTACACTCCTCTATCGTCAGGGGTCTTCTCCGAGGTGGAAAGCTCTAGAACCCTTTAAGGTTTGGCATGGGCTTCGACGGAATGGGGTGCGAAAGGCGCGTCGGCTAGGTGAAAGGGCTggaaattttcttcttcttcttcttcttctttttttttttttttttgctttttctttttgaatgGTAGGCTTTGCCTTCAGATCTGGCTGAAAGGGCACTGAAAATGCCTGTTTTTGTGTAACTCTGGTGGCCACGGAGGGCTTCCGATGACCCTATGGCCGTATCCTAGGCCGtgattttagagaaaaaaagggagaaaggagaggatttttttaaaacacggaggaagtgatttttttttgaaatttttggcttttataggcctccaaaacggtgtcgttttgggattGGCCTCGGACgtccaaaacgacgttgttttggcaTGACCCGAATCACCCCCAGGATCCATGTGTTTTTTAGAAATGggatatttttagttttagtccTTCCACTATTTAAATGCTTTTCAATTTCATtctactatttattattatttttattttcgcccttttgttttgttttttgtgcaatttagtccctcgaCCACTGTGGACCCATTTAGGGAATGACACGTGTCCCAGGGCTTGGAATAATTACCCATTTGGACCCTGCTACTTTTTGCGCGTCACATTTTGGtcctttattcatttattttattacaatttagtcttttaatttCGTTTTAATTCTAATTCAGTCCTTGgtttatttaatttcaaccttttatgaattgttttatttatatattacttcattacctttctttaATACTCAAAAATCGTATTATTTATATTTCCATTTTATTGTACATTATtcgtctttattattattttattattcatgttAATATTATGATAGTAACTATAATATAATTATTGCTATTATTGCTATAAATTGCTGTTTACTATCATTATAGTTGTATTATCATCACTCACTAGTatagcatttttatttttattttattgatttaatttatttatttgttcattgatTTACTTGCTTGTCATTTTAATATCATCTTTGCCTTTTTTACTCGTTACTATATTACTTTATTTTGCTAACATTTGTGCAGAGTATCGCGTTAAAATATATTCGTTCATTTTATTACTAGGCCTAGATAAATAAAAAAGCATATCGTTAAAAGGTTGCACTCATTTTACCTTATGAAtaggaaatatttaaaaaaaaaaaagacaaggtTCATTTTTTTGGAATTAGACGAGTCGTGCTCCTAACTTACGGTGTATGGCCTCTTTCTAAAACCGAAATAGtttaatatctattttaaaaattaaaaaaaaaaagaattttgagCATCAATTTATCATTCTATCACTCAACAATTTTGAAcacattatataaaatataaatccataatttattattcaaaccttcaattttatcaataaaataacataCCTCAAAGTTCCAAAATATCAATTATTTTTCATCAACACAatcttatcgtttgggtttttgtAAATTATACATGATTCATCTTTTACTCTCTTAAAACTATTTTCTTATAGGAAAATAAGAGAGCtatctttttaataaatttatactcCACCctcttaaattaataatggtgATCACCTACATGTTATGAGCACACTGTTAGCCCAAAACATTTCGATGTTAGGGTATctatttagttaatttagtttaatgaGCTTTCTAATCGCTTTTGGGTTTTCGGTCTTTTGACTTTGGAAGATTCATGTTCATGCAACTAAGGAATTCCTCAAGTCTGTTGAGAAGAATGTGACTTGTCACAGGCTTGCTTAGCAAGTTGACTCATCCTAGGTTGATGTAAATCGTGATTCTGTGGTAACTTTATAGGATCATTCGATCTTTCCCCGATGGTAAACTAAACTTGCTGATCTCATGTTGTACTTATCATTGTGAAGGGATGACTCTTATAGATCACTAAGGAAGCCATGATTATGTAATCCAATTCAACTGAGCTTAATTGAATAGTTTTATAGCTTCCTTCCATCTTATCATTGTGAGAACAAAGTACTAATAGAGGACTTTTACTAGAATGCAGATGAAGTAAGGAAGGGATTAGGAAGTGGCTGTCAATGTGTAATCTGTTTGGAAATTAGTATATCTTATATTACTTTGTGTAGGCTAGAAGTAGATAAAGGACTAAGAAGTAGCTCTCATTGATTTATTGGTGTGGGAAATTTTTTATTAGATACGTGGTACTATTTCAATGACAAAACCATGAAATTGATAAAGCATTTATTATGGAAATAAAGTTATGTAAAACGtggaaaaaagattaaattacaagttttgaaaagtttagaTGAAAAAAGTAAGTTATTGGTGATGGATTGACATATATAAGAATAGGTGGGGATATGTATTGGTAagatgaaatttttgctacattgcCACTTCAATTTGTTTTTGGaagagggtttttttttaatcatCATTTATTCATTATAATGGCTAGAAGAACACCAAGAGTACAAGAGTGATAGTTCCAAACAGACCACAGACATCAACACCAAACGAAAGGGAAAAAAGAACAAATACAACACATATCTTAGACCATTTAGCACTGCTAATTAATTATCGTAACTTACCTATCAGTATGCTCGAAAATTAGTCAAGCAGTacaaccacatatatatatatatgggtcgAGAAATGTCCATTATATGAACTTACATAACGGGATACGAAGCTTTCATGGCGATACCACATAATCCACCTGGTGTATTCGCGTCCCTTTGAATCCTAATATATCCATTTTCACCCCAAGTTTCTCCCCATGAATTATTAACCAGCAAGTAGTTTAAACCTTCTTCACTTGTTCCGTATCCGACGATGGTGACTGCATGGGAGAGAGCATTGCCACAGTCTCCGGTAAACACTCCCCCGCTGTAAAACCGAAAGTCTTGTCCATGGCCTTCGATTGCAACTGAGACAGGTTGACTTGTGACGACCTTAAGCAACGCTTCTTCGTCGTTTTCAGGCACCATTTGATATTCATTGATGGTGGCGACTTTGTTTATCTGTTTCTCAGTGTCGCAAGTTTCTTGCGTTTCTTGATATGGGTAGCTTTCTTCAGTAGTTATTCCTTGGTTTCGGATAACGTATTCGAAAGCACTTACCATTTGTCCACCATCGCAACCTCTGTTTCCTCCATCTGTGCTGCAATCCAACAATTGTTGTTCAGATAATGAGATTAAACTACCAGTTTTGATTTGGACTATCCCTTCAATGGCTGCCACTGCTGAAAATGCCCAACAACATCCTGCAAAGTAAACCAACAATAACCCTTTGTTAAGTATAAAACAATAACCAACAtactacagtatcgctacagtatctaatctcatcatcactattatttttatagtaacggcaggtaaacgcaccacccatccaaactcacTCTTAGTTTTATAGTAATATAAGTGAATtccctacatatatatatacactagatTATGAGATATCTATGATGTCGatgaaaaatatttatgtaaaaatatattaactaaaattttatataaaaattaaataaaattttaattgaaatgataaaattaaaggttTAAAAACTAATGCTTTAAGCttaaatcattttatatataaaaaaactctcATAATAATACAAGTTAGATTGTAAAAAGATTACTTTTTAATTAGTTTGCATTTGTGTTCGATTGATTTGTAACATTAACTTAATCAATGGTTGTATGTAAATTGAGTCTTACCACATTGACCTTGAAACTTAACAGGAGTGACAGCACCTTGGGCCCTCCAATCCAAGTTTGTCGGAACATCTGAGACATTTTCATACATAAAAGATGTTGATTCGGACAGTGTGGGATTGCCTTGCATCATGTATCCGGTATGAGCTGCAATGAATTCATCTTGTGTCATGTCTGCAATTTCATTGGGACTTAACTTAAAACTCCTATTTccgctgttgacaccatttttttgatgaaaacggggtcgacttgagttttgaaaatgaaaacgaaaacgggagtcgccatcaatcctttttgataaggtgtcattggatcacctcgaaaagtggttgtttttaataaacggtttgattttattaaaacaacaagtttggtccacgaaatttagaaaaacgggttcgggagtcggttacgcacggggaaggattagcaccctcgatacgcccaaaattggtacctagttgattacttaatgtcttagtgtcgaaaaactgaaaactttaaagaaatttaaaaatacgatccttgtattaaaatgtctTGTATAAAATAGGTTGCTTATATTAAAAAACTCCtacgataaaatttaaaaaaaggatattcaattgtccgagtcagatgaagaaattgtaacccaatacgttagggcacaatttctcaacatTCCGAACATTGATCATTGCCTTGGTTGTTTCTAagaaaatcctcatctcgaaaaatcaacgtgtcacatccaatgcgttaggacacgacatattgaattcccgataatgagcttttatttatttttattttcatttaaaaaaagtaaccttgattatttagattcatcaaagaaaatcagaacccaatacgttagggctcgattctctcgaagatcccaaataccgagtgttgcttttattttgaaattttttgttcttaataaattcgagtaaaatggatgtaaaataacaataatgatgcaatgtaaataaaatgaaacaaataaacaataaaaactaATCATACGggcaaaataataaataatatgaaactaaagtaagaaaataaacaataatagacataaaaaaatgaacaaaattaacacagtacaaaatatatataaatacgtacatatatgtataaaactatgaaaatatggaaaatatatgcatgtatataagaATATGTaagcatgtatatatacatagattatgaaatatagatatacatgtatgaaaaaaaataagtatttgtattaaataagttaaaatatatatatatatacgtatatataaacaattataataatcatagtataataaaacacacatatctaaaatttacatatataaatataaataaaaaaaacataacaataataataataatattaatatatatgctAATAACAATagtgaagataataataataataataatattacaaaaataacaatgtgatataaaaatacaataaacagataagtataaaaataaaaacacaaaaacaaaacaGATGGACTAAATAGGGATAAAAACAAAAGTACTGggcaaaatcgaaataaaaaaacgaaagaaagactaaattgcaacacGCGCCAAACACAGAGGGACCAAAACAATAAATAAACCAAGATCTTAAAACGCGGCGTTTCAGGAGACTAAtataaaacagaaataaaattTCAGGGTTAAATTACAAAAATGCAGAAAACTACCCCGAAAGTGCCACAAAATCGAAGGGACTTATTGTGCAAATACCCCATTTacagaaaacacgcggatcctcccctgggtcgggtcaccgcgcgggtcaggggtgccttaaacggtgccgttttgcaaactttatttaaaacaaatttttttctgaaaacttCATTCTTTACTGcctctaaaaaaataaaagggcaaACCCCTCAGCATCCCTTCTCCTTGGCCGAACGGGACTCCATTGATCCCGCCACGCGCGGTGGTCGGAGGCTCAAATCGGTTGTTTCTCTTAACCTCGTTTAAGGGACCAGTTAATGGCCAGGCTTCAGGACTTTGGGGTTGCGGATCGAAGCCCTGAACGTCGCCTTCATGGTCTGATTTCGGTAACCCGAAAAGAACTCCGGCGACGGCGCAAGCGGAGCGATTCAGGTACTCCgtcccctttctttttcttttaaaacgtTCCTTTGTTTGTAGatgtagaaaaaataaaaaataaatgaaaaaagcaatctaaagtaaaataataccgaTAATCACCTTTCAATATTtctcctttttttatttctttttgtttcttaatatctgtttctttttttttgtgttacAGAAGTTGTTCAAAAAAAACCCCCTAAAATTACATATTGCTGGCTTTTTATAGTCGATTGTGTCATCATTCTCCATTGCTATGATTGTCCCTTCTTTCTTCTTTGCAGGCGGCAGTAGGTGCGGCGCAGCAGTTGGTGGCTTGCGGTGCTGGTCAGAGGCAGGGTGGGTAGCTGGCGGcagctagggtttcagaaaactGAAACCTTAGTTTGGCTATTGTCTTTTGGGCTGTTAGGCTATTTTTAATTTGGGCTTGTTTGGGCTTCGGGTTTGGGTGCAAATTTGGTTTTGTTTAGGGTCTGTTTTTGGGTTGGGGTGTTTATGGGTTATGTTGTATTGGTTTTTAGGTCTATTGGAAATGGGCTGGGGTTTTTAGATTAAGTGGGTTTGGTACTGAAATTTTGGGTAGTGGGCCCGGGCAATATATtgggctgtacagctgcccctctttgctcattgtcgtgtaacgataacagagcaaagactaagaaagaccaatttttgcccggtctcgccgagGAAATAGGATTCgccgttgcggcttcaatctttAGTTGTAATATCGGGAAAGCAAGATTCGCCGTCGTGGCTTCAATCTGTGCATCGCCtgagaagtaagattcgccgttgtggcctcaatcttttaat
The genomic region above belongs to Gossypium hirsutum isolate 1008001.06 chromosome D05, Gossypium_hirsutum_v2.1, whole genome shotgun sequence and contains:
- the LOC107902413 gene encoding senescence-specific cysteine protease SAG12-like → NGVNSGNRSFKLSPNEIADMTQDEFIAAHTGYMMQGNPTLSESTSFMYENVSDVPTNLDWRAQGAVTPVKFQGQCGCCWAFSAVAAIEGIVQIKTGSLISLSEQQLLDCSTDGGNRGCDGGQMVSAFEYVIRNQGITTEESYPYQETQETCDTEKQINKVATINEYQMVPENDEEALLKVVTSQPVSVAIEGHGQDFRFYSGGVFTGDCGNALSHAVTIVGYGTSEEGLNYLLVNNSWGETWGENGYIRIQRDANTPGGLCGIAMKASYPVM